The Catenulispora sp. MAP5-51 DNA window CCTTCTCAGGTCTTCTGTGCACGATCGATCCGGAGAACGACCCGGTCGAGAGCTACCAGGCGTTGTCCGACCTGGATCCCCCACGTATTGACTACCTTTTGCCCCACGCGAACTGGGATGTGCCTCCGTCTCGGCCGGCGGAAGCAGGCGCGACACCGTACGCGGACTGGCTGATCGCCGTACACCGCCGTTGGTCGGCGGACGGGCGGCGGCTGCCCATCCGGGTGTTCGACTCGATCCAGTCGGCGCTGGCCGGCGGGGAGAGCCTCAAGGAGGCTCTCGGCACAGAACCCTGCGATCTGGCCGTCGTCGAGACCGATGGATCGATCGAACTCGCCGACTCCCTGAAGACCGCGTACGACGGCGCCCCGCGCACCGGCTTCCACGTCCTGAAGCACTCGTTCGACGAAGCAGCCGCGCATCCCGGGTTCGCCCTGCGCGAGACCGGAGTAACAGGGCTCTGTCATACGTGCCGACAATGCCCGGTCGTCGAGATCTGTGGCGGCGGGCTCTACGCGCACCGGTACAGCAAGGACAAGGGATTCGACAACCCGTCGGTGCACTGCGCCGACCTGTTCAAGATCATCACCTACGTGAAGGACGCATCGCCGCCGGACTCGGCGGCCACCGGAACCGGCGCCGCCCATGAGATGTCGGGGACCTGCTTCGACAGCCTCGCCGCGGGGCTCGGCGACGTCGTCGCGATCCGGCAGCTGGCGGCCGCCCAGCAGAGCATCAACCGCGGACTCCTGGACCGCGTGTTGACGGCGTCGTGCGAGCGGGGCGAATACTCCCGGCGGCCCTGGCAGGCCTTCGACGCCATGCAACGCGGGGATCCGGAGAAGTACCGCAAGGCCCTGCTACACCCGTTCCTCCGGGTCTGGGCCTCGCGCTATCTCGACGCCACGCCGGGATCGCCCGGAGTGGAGTACCTGAGCTCCTCGACCGCCGATCACCGGCACCGCCCGCGGCTCACGGCCGGGGATCTCACCGTCACGCTCGACAACGTCGACCCCTGCCTCGACTGCTACGGGAAGCCACTCGTCGACCGCCTGGATCCCGCGGCACTCGCCGCCTGGCAGCACATGTTCGCCGAAGCCTGGCAGCTCATCGCCACCGAGTACGCCGACTACGCGCCGGCCATCGGCGCGGGGCTGTCGACCATCGTCCCGCTTGCGCCCCGACCCGGCGCGCAGACGAGCGCGACGGCCCGCCAGGCGTTCGGCGCGATCGCGATAGCGCTTCCCGACACCGCCGATGACCTGGCCTTGCTCATCATCCACGAGTTCCAGCACGTCAAGATCGGCGCCTTGATGGACATGTTCGATCTCTACGATCCGGCCTCGCCGCTGACGTTCCCCGTCCCGTGGCGCCCGGACGAACGGCCTCCCGAGGCGGCACTCCAGGGGCTCTACGCCCATGCCGCTGTCGCCGACGTCTGGCGGACCCGATGGCTGCGTACCTCGAACACGGATTCGGAACGGTCCACGGCCGGGAAGCAGTACGCAACATGGCACCGGGCCGTCGCGCAGGTCGCCGGCGCTCTCCAGGTATCAGGGGTGTTGACAGGGCTGGGCGAACGCCTCGTGGCGGGCCTGGCCGAACACGCTCGTCGATAACCCTGAAAATGTTTCGCAGAATATTGCTTCGCCGCCTCCGAACGGTACACTCCGCAGTGCGTCGGCCCGGCTGGTCGGAAGGAATCCACAAGTGACAGAGGAAGAAAGGGAGCGCCTTGCCAAGGCTCCCTACTTTTTCCTGAGTTACGCACGGATGCCTCCGCACAACGACACCGGAACAATCAGCGGTGAGCCCGACAAGGACGTCATCGAGTTCCATCAGGACCTGTGCAACGCGATCCGCCACCTGGCCGCCGTCGAGCCCGGGGCGCGGGCCGGCTACCTGGACCGCGCCATGGGAACCGCGACCCGGTGGGAGGTCGCGGTGCAGGAGGCCCTGGCGACCTGTCGAACCTTCGTCGCGCTCTACAAACCGGCCTACTTCGAGAGCAGCTGGTGCGGGCGGGAGTGGGCGGCGTTCGAGCGCCGGCAGCAACTGGCCCGGCAGGCGGGCTCGATCGCCTACGACGCGATCATCCCGGTGCTCTGGGCCGATGAGGCCAGCTTGCCCGATCCCCTGCCCAAGGCGGCCAAGCCGGTGCAGTATGAGGACGCGGGGCAGCCCTCGAGCTACCGGCTCCAGGGGCTCTGGGAGTTGCGCTTCGGGATGTACGACCTCGAATACAAGCGGACCACGATTGCTATTGCCCGCACCATACTCAAGATTGCGCGGTCGACACAGATCCCCCAGTGCGACATCTCGGAGTTCTCACAAGATGACAACGCCTTCAGTTCGGTATCGGAATGACGTGAAGGGACAGAAGGGTATGGCGGGCTCTCGACCGTCCGGTGACGAACCGTCCGTCCACGAACCGCTGTTCTTTCTCAGTTATGCCCGCCCGCACGAGTCCGAGGCGGAGCATCCCCGGGAGGAGCCGGATCTCTTCCTGACCTTCTTCGACGACCTCACCCAGCGGATCAGCACCCTGTTGCCGGGCGAGCGTCCCGGCGACCTGGGCTACGCCGCCTCCGCCGTCGCGCCGGGACAGTCCATACTGCAGGCCCTGGCGATGTGTCACGTCTTCGTGCCGCTGATCTCCCCTCAGTACTTCAGAAGCCGGTTCTGCGGACTGGAGTGGTCGGCCTTCCGCAAGCGAGTCGGCACCCGGGACCTCGCGCTCCACTTCGTCCCGGTGACCTGGGCGCCGGTGGAGCAGGCGGACATCCCGCCGGACGTCCTGGAGATCAACTTCCAGACCCCGCGCCAAGGCCGGGCCGACATCACCGAGGGCCTGTACTCGCTCATGGTCGACCGCGCCCCGGGCAGCGACTACGACCGGGTCGTGAGGAACGTGGCCCGGACGATCAGCGAGGCCGCCCGGGAACACCCGCTGCCGGCCGGCAGGCCTGCCTCGCTGCGGAGCCTGCCGAACGCCTTCCGGGCCGCGCCCACCCGCCTGCGCCTGCGGATCGTGATCCTGGCCCCGACCCGGGACCGTTCCCCGGAGGGCCGGACGGCCGTCGAGCACTACGGCCCCACCCAGACGGGCTGGGCCCCGTACGACGACCGCTGGGACCGCACGCTCGCCGCGGACGTCAAGACCGTCGCCGACCGCCTCGGCTACGACCCCGAGATCGTCGCGTTCGACGACGTCGCCCCCGCGCTGCTGGCCGGCACGCTGGCCGGCGCGCCGACCATCCTGCTCATCGACAACTGGGCCCTGCTCGACACCGGCTGGCGGGACCAGGTCGCGGCCTACGTCGATCCGGCGGCCAAACGGCCGGCCTGGGAGACGTTCATGGTGGTCCGGGACGAGAAGGACCCGCAGACCCGGGAACGCGGCGCGGACCTGCGGGCCGCTGTGGACGAGACGCTGGGGGCGAGCCTGCAGGCGATGCAGACGGTCGTCCAGCACGCGGCGTCCGGGAACGGCCCGCGCGAACGCTTCCCCTCGCATTTCTCCACCGTGGCCGAGTTCGCCGCGGGCCTGTTCCGCTTCCGGAGGTCCCAGTGACCGGCGGCGCGCGGAACGGCAGTGCACTGGTCGACGACGACGGAGGTGTGACCATGACGGGCTCGGAAGCCGCCGACGGCCGGATCGTGACGTTCTACAGCTACAAGGGCGGCACCGGCCGCACCATGGCGCTGGCGAACGCGGCCTGGATCCTGGCCGCCGCCGGGCACCGGGTCCTGATGATCGACTGGGACCTGGAGGCGCCGGGCCTGCACCGGTTCTTCGAGCCCTTCCTCGGGGACGGGCGGCTGCGCGACGTCCCGGGCATCATCAACATGATCGACCAGTACTGCGACTCCGCCAACGCCCGGCGGACCGGCACGGACGGCACGGAAGGCACAACCATCGACCCGGTCGCATGGTGGGCGGAGAACGCCCACGTGTCCGACAACGCGGTCGAGCTGGACTGGGACTTCGAGTCCGGCGGCAGCCTGCACTTCATCCGGGCCGGACGCACCGCCCCGGTGCAGTCCGCCGGGATCCCGGCCATGGACTGGTTCACGTTCTACCACCACCTCGGCGGAAACGCGTACCTGAAGCAGATGCGGCTCCAGCTCAAGCAGGCGTACGACTACGTCCTGATCGACAGCCGCACCGGGAACAGCGACATCGAGGACATCTGCACCAAGAGCCTTCCCGACGACCTCGTCGTGTGCTTCACCCTCAGCGGCCAGAACATCGACGGCACAGCGATGATGGCGGTCGAGGCCTACGAGAACCGAGCCACCGACTGGCGGCGCCCCCCGGTCCGCATCCTGCCGGTGGTGACCCGCGTGGACGACTCGGACTCCGACCGGCGCGACACCGGCCTGGCCGTGGCGCAGGCCCGGTTCGCGCCGTTCGTGAACCGGATCGGCTCCCACGATGCCGCGACCTACTGGAACCTCGCGCAGATTCCTTACAAGGCGCTGTACTCCTACGAGGAACTGCTCGCCGTCTTCGGCGACTCGCCCGGCAACCCGCAGTCGGTGCTGGCCGCGATGGAGCGGCTGGTCGGACTGATCACCGAGGGCGAGGTGACATCGCTGGCTCGGATGGACGAGGGCCTGCGGCTGCGGCACCGGCAGAAGTTCTTCCGGCGTGCACCGGTCGCGCTGGCCGACGTCTGCATCAGCCACCTGGCGGCCGACCGGACCTGGGTGGCGTGGCTGCGCTGGCTGCTGCGCGGCGCGGGCCTGGAGACGTCCGTGGACGAGGCGTCCGCGGCCGACGGCCGGGCCCTTGACCCGCTGACCGCCGAGCAGATGCGGTCGGCCCCCTACACCCTGGTCCTGGTGTCCGGCGCCTACCAGCAGTCGGCGCTGGGCCGGTCGGTCTGGGCCAGCCGCAACGACGTGCCGGCCCAGCCGACCCAGCTGGGCAAGCTGGTGGCGCTGCACGTGGAGCCCCCGATGGCGGGCGGCGCGCTGCGCTGGTCGCCGTCGGTGGAGACGGTGAACCGCAGCGAGGTCGACGTGGCCGGCTCGCTGCTGGCCGCGCTCGGCTCGCCGATGACCGCCGAGCAGGCGCTGACCGAGGCCGAGCGGATCGGGCCCCGGGTCCGGTATCCCCGCTCCCGGCCCGACCACTGGAAGGTGCCGAACCGGGTCGTCCGGTTCACCGGGCGCGAGGACAGCCTGGCCCGGCTGCGGAACCAGCTCACCGCGGGCGTCCGGGGCGACATGACGCACGCCGTGCTCGGCATCAGCGGCATCGGCAAGACGGCGCTGGTCGTGGAGTACGCGCACCGCTTCCAGCACCACTACGACGTGGTCTGGTGGATCCGCGCCGAGCACCTCAACTTCGTCACCGAGGACCTGGCCGAGCTCGCCCGGCGGCTGGGCCTGGAGGTCCAGAACGTCGGCGAGGCCGCCGACGCCGTCCGGGAGGACCTGCGCGCCGGCCGGCGCGGCGGGCGCTGGCTGCTGGTGTACGACAACGCCGAGGACCCGGAGCAGCTGCTGGACCGGTTGCCCTCGGCCGCGAACGGCCACGTGCTGGTCACGTCGAACAACTCGAAGTGGTCCAGCGCGGTGCCGGCGATGGAGATCGAGGTCTTCGACCTGGCCGAGAGCATCGACCTGCTCACCCGCCGGGTCCCGGGCCTGTCGGAACAGCACGCCAAGCTGGTCGCCGTCGAGGTCGGCAACCTCCCGCTGGCCGTCGAGATCGCCGGCTCCTGGCTGGCCGAGACCGGGATGCCCGTCGAGGCCTACCTGGAGCTGCTGCGCAGCGACCCCGCCGCGACGCTGGAGCGCGGGCACGCCTCCGGGTACGACCGCTCGGTCATCGCCGCCTGGCGGCTGAACGTGGCCAAGATCGGCGAGCTGTCCCCGGGCGCGGAGCGGCTCCTGCAGCTGCTGGCGTTCTGCGGCCCCGAACCGGTCGCGGCCAACCTCGTCTACGGCGACGCCATGAGCCGCGCCCTGCTGCCCTATGACAGCAGGCTGCGCTCCGGCAAGGGCCCGATCGGGCAGTACGTGCAGCTGCTCAACAACTACGGCCTGGTCACGGTGCCGCGCGGCACCGACAAGCCGCTCCAGGTCCACCGGCTGATCCAGCAGGTGGTCCGGGACGAGATCCCGGAGCCGGCCGACCGGGAGGCGCTGCGCCGCGCGATCCACGAGGTCCTGGTCGCGGCCCGGCCGCCGCAGGGCGATGTGGACAACGCGAAGACCTGGCCGGTCTACGCCGAGATCTGGCCGCACCTGGTGCACTCCGAGGCGCGCCGCGGCAACGCCGAGACCCGCCAGCTCTACGTCGACCGGGTCCGCCACCTCCGGCTGCGCGGCGAGCCGCGCCCGGCGGCCGAACTGGCCGAGGAGACGGTCGCGCTGTGGGAGGCCGATCCGGACATCGGGCCGGACGACGCGCGCACTCTGAGCATGCGCTTCGAGCTGGCCAACGCACTGCGCGCGCTGGGCGACCCGGCCCGGTCCCTGGAGATCAACACCGACGTGCTGGAGCGCCAGCGGTCGCACCCGGACCTCGGCCCGGAACACCTGGCGACGCTGATGACGGTCGGCGGGCTGGCCTCCGACTACCGGGCCCTGGGCCGTTTCCAGGAATCACTGGCCCTGGACCGCGCGAACCACGCCGACTTCCTCACCCACATCGGCCGGGACCACTCCCGGACCCTGCTGGCGGCCAGCAACCTGGCCGTGGCGCTGCGCGCGGCGGGCGAACCCTTCGAGGCGCTGAAGATCGACCAGCAGACCCTCGACGACCGCCGGGACGTCCTGGGCGAGACGGACTTCCTGACCTTCAAGTCGGCCATCAACCTGGCCCGCGACCTGCGGGACTGCGGCGACCGCAGCGGCGCCCTGGAACTGCTCAAGGTCACCTACCGGGACGCCCGCGAAGCCCTCGGCGACGACGCCCCGGCCACCATCGAGGCGGCCCGGGCCCTGTCCACCAGCTACCGCAAGGCGGGCGACTACACCGAGGCCGGCAAGCTGCTGGAGCGGCTCCGCGTCCAGCTCGGCGCGCCGGAGTCGGTGCAGTCGGTGCCGCAGCTCGGCTACGCGCTCAACGCCGCCGCCCACCGCGCCGGCAGCGGCGACGTCCAGGGCGCCCTGGACCTGGCCCTCACGACGCTGCAGAAGTACCAGGACAAGCAGCCCCACCACCCCGACACCATGGTCTGCGCCAACAACGTCGCGATCTATCTGCGGCGCCTGGGCCGCACCGAGGAGTCGCTGGAACGGCTGCGTGTGACCTTCTCGGAACTGACCACGGCGCTGGGGTCGACCCATCTCAGCACCCTGGGTTGCGCGATCAACCTCGGGAACGCCCTCGCCGAGACCGGCCACCTCGACGAGGCCGAGGAGCTGTACCTGGCGACCGCCGACCTCCTGCGCACGGTGCTGGCGCCGGCCGAGCCCGCGGCCCGCGAGAGCCACCCCGATCTGCTGGCGTGCCAGGCGAATCTGGCGATCACCTGGCACGAGACCGGCCGGGAGGACCAGGCCGTGACCGAGCGGGCCAGGGTGCGCAAGCTGATGGCGGCGACCCGCGGCGAGAAGCACCCGAGTACGTCGCGGCTGGACCGCTGGGAGCGGGCCGACCGGGAGCTGGACGCGACGCCGTTGTGAGGCGCGGTCATCGCTCTGGCTGGCGCGACACCGTCAGCGCCGTGACGCCGCGCCCGCCGGATTCGCGGTGTTCGCCAGCCAGCGCAGGATCCGCGGCATGGCCGGGATGGCGCCGAAGTGGGCGGTGTCCAGCGCGAGCATGGTCGTGGCGTTCTTGATGTGGTCGGCGAGCCAGTAGAAGTGGTCCATCGGCGAGAACGTGTCCAGCTCGCCCTGCCAGAGCAGGGCCGGCACCTCGATGTCCGACACCTGGAACCCCCAGGGCTTCACCAGTGAGACGACGTCGTCGAACCAACCCTGCAGACCGTGGTCGCGCGCGTCCGCGTCCGCCTCGTCGGGGTCGAAGGCGGCGTCGAAGTTCTGCACCAGCATGCGGCGCACGCCGGTCTCCCAAACGATCCGGCGATCTCCCGGCGACATTTCCGGGACGAGGGATCTGATCATCTGCTGTGGATCGGAGTTCAGCGCCGAATGGCGCTGAAGCAGTTCTTCGTGAAGGGATCCGTGGTCCTCGGCAGCCAGCGTGAAAGCGTGGATGTTGGACGGGGTCATCCCCCCGAACCAGTCAAGTTCCGCGGGGTCCACGTCGAAGGGCGCCAGACTTACCAGGATCGCCACGTTCTGCACCCGATCCGGCAAGAGCGCGGCACACGCCATCGCATGCGGACCGCCCCCGGAGCGGCCCATGACGGAGAACGTCTCGATGCCCAGCGCATCGGCGATCGACGCGACATCGGCGGCGGCGTGACTCACACTCCGCCCCTCCAACCGCCCGGAGCCACCGTATCCTGGCCGGTCATAGGCGATAAGCCGCAAGCCCGAGTTGTACAAGTGATTGACAAGAGGTCGCGGCCCGCGACGGCTTCCGGGCATCCCGTGCAAATAAAGGATCGGATACCCGTCCTCCGGGCCCCAGGACTCCACCGCGAGCCCCCGACCACCCTCGGCCACCACTTGCGTTCTCACTCGCAGCCTCCCGAGTCCGGTGCCGGCCGTAGCCTTCGCACCCTGTTCGCAGCATGGCGCAGGACATCACGATTGTCATTAACGAAAAGCGCGCACTGGCTATCCGTGCTTCCGCCAAGACACGCGAGAGCCTAGCGGAGGGACGCTCCGCTGTGGCACATGTTGAGAAAGGCACGCGTGGGTTTCACCCTGCCTCAACCGTGAGCTATGCGACGTTCAACCGACATTGCGATCATCACGCGGCACGCCAGGCTTCTTGCCACCGACCGTAGGCGGGGACCCCCCGTAGTCGTCAGGACCCATCGCGGTGCTCCCCGCAGCACCCTGATTTCCGGACATGACTCCATAGTGCCGTCCATGCCTGGCGCGGGTACAGAGCCCGCTCTAGAGGCGAAGCCCTTAGTAAACTTCCGCGCGTAGTCGGCAGTCGCGACGACTGTCGTCTTGAAACGGGGAGGGCACGGGGGATGGTACGTCCAACAGGCTGGGACGTCTTAGGGCTGGATGGGGATCCGACGCCGGGTGTGGTGGAGTCGGTGCAGGCGTTGGCGAGGGAGTTCGGGGACTTCGCCCATGATGTGGAGGCGGCGTATCGGAGTCTGAACAGTTTTGGTTCGGATGCGAGTGCGTTGCAGTGGATCGGTCAGACCGCTGATGCGTTCAAGGGGCAGTTCGGTCCGTTGCCGGGGCGGCTGCAGAAGCTGTACACGTCCTACAGCGAAGCCTCCGATGCGCTGTCGGCCTATGCGCCGTTGTTGCAGGCAGTGCAGACCAAGGCCGATGCGGCGCTGCGGCAGGCTCAAGACGCGCACACCGATTTGCAGCGGGCCACCAGCACCGCTACCAACGCGGCCTCGGATCTGAAGACGGCGCAGCAGAATCAGGCCGCCAACCCGGATCAGAAGGCTGTCACTGACGCGCAGACCGCGCATGACACCGCGCAGACCAACCTGGACAACGCCAAAGCCAAGATGGCGGCGTTGACCAAGCAGGCCAACGACGCCTACAACGACCGCATCACCGCGGCCAAAACCTGCGCCTCGGCGCTCCACAAGGCCCAGGGCGACGGTATCCACAACAAGTCTTGGTGGGATCACGTCGGCGAGGATCTGTCGGAGTGGGGCGGGAAGATCGCCGAGATCGCCAACGACCTCGCGCCCTTCCTGGATGTTCTGGCGCTGGCCACCTCCTGGATCCCCGGCGTGGACGTCATCACCGCGGCGTTGGCCGAGGCTGACAACATCATCGCCCTGGTCGGTACCGGCATGCAGATCGCCGGCGACGCGATGCAGGGTCACTGGGGCGATGCGTTGATGGGCGCCGGCATGCTCGGCCTCACCTTCCTCGGCGGCAAAGCCATCGGCTCGCTCGGCGGCAAACTGGCAGGCAAACTCGGCCGAGAAGCCGAGGAGGGCGCCGAGGGAGGTATCGGTGCCGAAGCCCGTGCGGCCGAGGGAGGCAAGACCTCGTACTGCGAGCGCGACCCCATCGACGTCGTGTCGGGCTGGATGCTCGCCCACAAGACCGATCTCGCTCTGCCCGGGGCGCTGCCCGTCGTCCTCCGCCGTTCTTATGCCTCCGGATACACCACGGGCAGGCTGTTCGGCCCCGGCTGGTCGAGCACCCTCGACCAGCGGATAGCGGTCAACGCCGCCGGGATCCACTTCGCCGGCGACGATTCGCAGACAATCCGGTTCCCGATACCGGCTTCGGCCGAAGCGGTGCTGCCCGACCGTGGCCGCCTGCTCTCGCTGGTGTGGGACCGCGGCCTCGACGAGATCCGGATCAGCGATCCGGACACCCGCTCCACGCTGCACTTCCCGACGGTCCACCACCGGGACGAGATCGGCGAGATCCGCGACGTGGCCGCGATCAGCGATCGCCACGGGAACCGGGTCGCCATCGTGCGCGCCGAGGACGGCACCCCCACCCTGGTCGAGCACCCGGCCTATCGGGTCGCGGTCGACACCATCAGGACGGCGCGGGGCCCGCGGATCAGCTCCCTGCGTCTGCTCGGAGACGATTCCGGGGCACACGTGGCGGCCTTCGGATATGACGCCCACGGACGCCTGACCACCCTCCACGACTCGCCGGACGCGGAGCCGTCGCTGCGCTACGAATACGACGCGGACGATCGGATCTGTGCGTGGACCGACCAGCTCGACCACCGCTACAGCTACGAGTACGACCGCTGGGGACGCGTGATCGGGACCGACGGCACCGCCGGATACCTGTCGGGTTCCTTCCAGTACGACGACGACCAGCGACGGACGACGCACCTCGACTCGTTCGGCCAGGCCACGGTCTATGAGTACGACGAACTGGGACACGTGACGGCGATCACCAACCCGCTCGGCGGCGTCAGCCGTCTGGTCTGGGACCACCGCGGGGAACTGCTTTCGTCCACCGACGAGATGGGCGGCACCACGGCTTACACGGTCGACGACCAGGGCGACACCGTCCAGACGACCCGCCCCGACGGCGCCGTCACCACCACCGTCTACAACGACCTGCACCTGCCGACCCGCATCGCCACCCCCGACGGCGCGACCTGGTGCTACGAGTACGACCGCAACGGCAACATGACCGCGGCGATCGACCCGATCGGTGCGACGACCGCCTTCTCCTACACCGCCGAAGGCTTCCTGACCTCCACGACGGACCCGTTGGGCAACGTCGAGACCTACACGCCGAACGCGGCCGGGCTTCCCCGCCGGACGGTCGATGGCGTCGGCGGGATCTGGACCGTCGACTACGACCTCTTCGGCCGCCCGGCGGCCGTCACCGATCCGTTGGGCGCCGTCACGACCTCCACCTGGGACGCCGCGGGGCGCCCGCTGTCGCGGACTCTCCCGAACGGCTCCCTCCAGAGCTGGCAGTGGGACTCGCGGGGCAATCTGCTGGCGCAGACCGACGAGGACGGCCACACCACGCGGTTCGAATACGGGCCCTTCCAGACCGAGATCGCGCGCATCGAACCTGACGGGACGCGCTACACCTTCGCCTACGACCGCGAACTGCGCCTGACCGCCGTTCTCAACCCGGCGGGCGCCGCGTGGAGCTACCAGTACGACTCCGCCGGACGGCTGGCCGGCGAGCAGGACTTCGACGGCCGCCGCCTGGAATACCGCCACGATCTCGCCGGCCGCCTGATCCACCGGACCAACGGCGCGGGACAGGCCGTCGACCTGGTGCGCGACGTCATGGGCCGGGTCGTCGAGCAGCGCGTGGAGGGTCAGACCGCGGTCTCCTTCGAGTACACCGCCCGCGGGACACTGGCCGTGGCGCGCCGCGGTGCCGACGAGTTGGCGTACACGTACGATCCGCGCGGCCGCATCATCAGCGAGAGCCTCAACGGCCGCGCGGTCACGTCCAGCGTCGACGCCCTCGGTCGGCGGACCGACCGCGTCACGCCGAGCGGGCGGACGTCGACCTGGGCCTACGACGCCGCCGGCCGGCCGGACACTCTGAGCGGCCCGAGTTGGGGGATGAGCTTCGGCTACGACGCGGCAGGCCGGGAGACCAGCCTCCGGGTCGGCGCCGACATGGAGATCGCCAGCACCTGGGACCTGCTCGGCCGCCTCACCTCCCGCCGGGTGCTCAGCGGCGCCGACCAGCGCGTCCGGGTCGATCGGGCATGGACGTATCAGCCCAACGGCGCTCCTGTGGGGATCGCGGACCCGATTCTCGGCGACCAGAACATCAAGGTCGACGCGCTCGGCCGGGTGACGGCGGTGCGCGGGGCCACGTGGTCCGAGGACCTCGCCTACGACGCGCTGGGCAACGTCGTTTCGCA harbors:
- a CDS encoding TIR-like protein FxsC, whose amino-acid sequence is MTEEERERLAKAPYFFLSYARMPPHNDTGTISGEPDKDVIEFHQDLCNAIRHLAAVEPGARAGYLDRAMGTATRWEVAVQEALATCRTFVALYKPAYFESSWCGREWAAFERRQQLARQAGSIAYDAIIPVLWADEASLPDPLPKAAKPVQYEDAGQPSSYRLQGLWELRFGMYDLEYKRTTIAIARTILKIARSTQIPQCDISEFSQDDNAFSSVSE
- the fxsT gene encoding FxSxx-COOH system tetratricopeptide repeat protein, translated to MTGSEAADGRIVTFYSYKGGTGRTMALANAAWILAAAGHRVLMIDWDLEAPGLHRFFEPFLGDGRLRDVPGIINMIDQYCDSANARRTGTDGTEGTTIDPVAWWAENAHVSDNAVELDWDFESGGSLHFIRAGRTAPVQSAGIPAMDWFTFYHHLGGNAYLKQMRLQLKQAYDYVLIDSRTGNSDIEDICTKSLPDDLVVCFTLSGQNIDGTAMMAVEAYENRATDWRRPPVRILPVVTRVDDSDSDRRDTGLAVAQARFAPFVNRIGSHDAATYWNLAQIPYKALYSYEELLAVFGDSPGNPQSVLAAMERLVGLITEGEVTSLARMDEGLRLRHRQKFFRRAPVALADVCISHLAADRTWVAWLRWLLRGAGLETSVDEASAADGRALDPLTAEQMRSAPYTLVLVSGAYQQSALGRSVWASRNDVPAQPTQLGKLVALHVEPPMAGGALRWSPSVETVNRSEVDVAGSLLAALGSPMTAEQALTEAERIGPRVRYPRSRPDHWKVPNRVVRFTGREDSLARLRNQLTAGVRGDMTHAVLGISGIGKTALVVEYAHRFQHHYDVVWWIRAEHLNFVTEDLAELARRLGLEVQNVGEAADAVREDLRAGRRGGRWLLVYDNAEDPEQLLDRLPSAANGHVLVTSNNSKWSSAVPAMEIEVFDLAESIDLLTRRVPGLSEQHAKLVAVEVGNLPLAVEIAGSWLAETGMPVEAYLELLRSDPAATLERGHASGYDRSVIAAWRLNVAKIGELSPGAERLLQLLAFCGPEPVAANLVYGDAMSRALLPYDSRLRSGKGPIGQYVQLLNNYGLVTVPRGTDKPLQVHRLIQQVVRDEIPEPADREALRRAIHEVLVAARPPQGDVDNAKTWPVYAEIWPHLVHSEARRGNAETRQLYVDRVRHLRLRGEPRPAAELAEETVALWEADPDIGPDDARTLSMRFELANALRALGDPARSLEINTDVLERQRSHPDLGPEHLATLMTVGGLASDYRALGRFQESLALDRANHADFLTHIGRDHSRTLLAASNLAVALRAAGEPFEALKIDQQTLDDRRDVLGETDFLTFKSAINLARDLRDCGDRSGALELLKVTYRDAREALGDDAPATIEAARALSTSYRKAGDYTEAGKLLERLRVQLGAPESVQSVPQLGYALNAAAHRAGSGDVQGALDLALTTLQKYQDKQPHHPDTMVCANNVAIYLRRLGRTEESLERLRVTFSELTTALGSTHLSTLGCAINLGNALAETGHLDEAEELYLATADLLRTVLAPAEPAARESHPDLLACQANLAITWHETGREDQAVTERARVRKLMAATRGEKHPSTSRLDRWERADRELDATPL
- a CDS encoding FxsB family cyclophane-forming radical SAM/SPASM peptide maturase, with protein sequence MKIQSRCNLACTYCYMYEHADQSWRTQPVAMSEEIVASLAARIGEHAATHRLPAVGVVLHGGEPLLAGGPRIRWIAERIRAELPPTTRLELHLQTNGVLLAAAAGEELCQTLVEAGVKVGISLDGDHAANDRHRVHHNGTSSFQEVVSAVRRLGSPRYRRAFSGLLCTIDPENDPVESYQALSDLDPPRIDYLLPHANWDVPPSRPAEAGATPYADWLIAVHRRWSADGRRLPIRVFDSIQSALAGGESLKEALGTEPCDLAVVETDGSIELADSLKTAYDGAPRTGFHVLKHSFDEAAAHPGFALRETGVTGLCHTCRQCPVVEICGGGLYAHRYSKDKGFDNPSVHCADLFKIITYVKDASPPDSAATGTGAAHEMSGTCFDSLAAGLGDVVAIRQLAAAQQSINRGLLDRVLTASCERGEYSRRPWQAFDAMQRGDPEKYRKALLHPFLRVWASRYLDATPGSPGVEYLSSSTADHRHRPRLTAGDLTVTLDNVDPCLDCYGKPLVDRLDPAALAAWQHMFAEAWQLIATEYADYAPAIGAGLSTIVPLAPRPGAQTSATARQAFGAIAIALPDTADDLALLIIHEFQHVKIGALMDMFDLYDPASPLTFPVPWRPDERPPEAALQGLYAHAAVADVWRTRWLRTSNTDSERSTAGKQYATWHRAVAQVAGALQVSGVLTGLGERLVAGLAEHARR
- the fsxC gene encoding FxsC protein — encoded protein: MAGSRPSGDEPSVHEPLFFLSYARPHESEAEHPREEPDLFLTFFDDLTQRISTLLPGERPGDLGYAASAVAPGQSILQALAMCHVFVPLISPQYFRSRFCGLEWSAFRKRVGTRDLALHFVPVTWAPVEQADIPPDVLEINFQTPRQGRADITEGLYSLMVDRAPGSDYDRVVRNVARTISEAAREHPLPAGRPASLRSLPNAFRAAPTRLRLRIVILAPTRDRSPEGRTAVEHYGPTQTGWAPYDDRWDRTLAADVKTVADRLGYDPEIVAFDDVAPALLAGTLAGAPTILLIDNWALLDTGWRDQVAAYVDPAAKRPAWETFMVVRDEKDPQTRERGADLRAAVDETLGASLQAMQTVVQHAASGNGPRERFPSHFSTVAEFAAGLFRFRRSQ
- a CDS encoding alpha/beta hydrolase, with product MRTQVVAEGGRGLAVESWGPEDGYPILYLHGMPGSRRGPRPLVNHLYNSGLRLIAYDRPGYGGSGRLEGRSVSHAAADVASIADALGIETFSVMGRSGGGPHAMACAALLPDRVQNVAILVSLAPFDVDPAELDWFGGMTPSNIHAFTLAAEDHGSLHEELLQRHSALNSDPQQMIRSLVPEMSPGDRRIVWETGVRRMLVQNFDAAFDPDEADADARDHGLQGWFDDVVSLVKPWGFQVSDIEVPALLWQGELDTFSPMDHFYWLADHIKNATTMLALDTAHFGAIPAMPRILRWLANTANPAGAASRR